From Nitrobacter sp. NHB1, a single genomic window includes:
- a CDS encoding bifunctional transaldolase/phosoglucose isomerase: MNPVRELQNHGQAVWLDFLARGFIARGDLKHLVDNDGVRGVTSNPSIFEKAIGSSDEYDSAIARILDKGDRSVAALYEQLAVEDIQHAADVLRPVYDRLHGADGFVSLEVSPYLANDTRATIAEAKRLWKSVDRKNLMIKVPATPEGLPAIRHLISEGISVNITLLFSQKVYVEVAEAFLSGLQEYVRHGGDPSHVASVASFFVSRIDTAVDKQLDEKIAQANDPAEKARLAALKGRIAIANARLAYQDYKRLFSTDDWKKLEAHGARPQRLLWASTGTKNKDYSDVLYVEELIGTDTVNTVPPATLEAFRDHGRLRDSLEENPDEARQALAGLAEAGISLDAITRDLVKEGVQLFDDAADKLLGAVARKRAKILGSAIGQQTLSLDPAMAKSVAAQAEDWRAAGTIRKLWQHDKSVWTGADENKWLGWLASPAAEFDRAADYEDYARRVRKQTFTDAVVLGMGGSSLGPEVLATTFAKTAGFPKLHVLDSTDPAQIRALEAAIDVARTVFIVSSKSGGTTEPNALKDYFHARVARAIGADKAGHRFIAVTDPGSSLDKAATELGYARIFHGDPAIGGRYSVLSPFGLVPAATAGIDITGLLRNALAMVRSCGAEVPPHDNPGVQLGLAMGLAGREGRDKVTILSSRKIADFGAWAEQLIAESTGKEGKGLIPIDGESLGDASLYGNDRFFVDIRTASEDDAAHDEKLRALEKAGHPVVRIVMNSIDQIGQEFFRFEMAVAVAGAILGINPFDQPDVEAAKIKTRELTATFEKTGRLPDEEPAISTAGFDLYTDDANARALREKGADGDLSSWLKAHFARTEPGDYVALLAYIARDHNHINDLQRMRLAIRDREKVATCAEFGPRFQHSTGQAYKGGPDSGVFLQITADDTRDLRIPGRKTSFGVIKAAQARGDFDVLTRRGRRALRVHLKGDLRSGLSRLGDAITGALG, from the coding sequence ATGAATCCTGTCAGAGAACTCCAGAACCACGGCCAGGCGGTCTGGCTCGATTTCCTTGCGCGCGGCTTCATCGCCAGGGGCGATTTGAAACACCTCGTCGACAATGACGGGGTGCGCGGGGTCACTTCCAATCCGTCGATTTTCGAGAAGGCCATCGGGAGTTCTGACGAATATGACAGCGCCATAGCTCGCATTCTCGATAAAGGCGATCGATCGGTCGCCGCTCTCTACGAGCAACTCGCGGTCGAGGACATCCAGCACGCCGCCGACGTGCTGCGGCCGGTCTACGATCGGCTCCATGGCGCAGACGGCTTCGTGAGCCTCGAGGTCTCGCCCTATCTTGCCAACGACACCAGGGCGACGATCGCTGAGGCCAAAAGGCTCTGGAAATCCGTCGACCGCAAGAACCTGATGATCAAGGTACCGGCGACGCCGGAGGGCCTGCCCGCGATCCGCCACCTGATTTCCGAGGGTATCAGCGTCAACATCACGCTGCTGTTCTCCCAGAAGGTTTACGTCGAGGTTGCCGAGGCCTTTTTGTCCGGGCTTCAGGAGTATGTGCGACATGGCGGCGATCCCTCGCACGTCGCGAGCGTCGCCAGCTTCTTCGTCAGCCGCATCGACACCGCCGTCGACAAGCAACTCGACGAAAAGATCGCGCAGGCCAACGATCCCGCGGAAAAAGCCCGTCTTGCCGCGCTCAAGGGCAGAATCGCGATCGCCAATGCCAGGCTCGCCTATCAGGATTACAAGCGGCTGTTTTCCACCGACGACTGGAAGAAGCTGGAGGCGCACGGCGCCAGGCCGCAGCGGCTGCTGTGGGCCTCGACCGGGACCAAGAACAAGGACTACAGCGACGTTCTCTATGTGGAGGAACTGATCGGCACGGATACGGTCAATACCGTGCCCCCGGCAACCCTTGAGGCCTTCCGAGATCACGGCAGGCTGCGCGACAGCCTCGAGGAAAACCCGGATGAAGCACGGCAAGCGCTCGCCGGGCTCGCGGAAGCGGGAATTTCGCTCGATGCGATCACCCGGGATCTCGTGAAGGAAGGCGTGCAATTGTTCGACGATGCGGCCGACAAGCTGCTCGGCGCCGTCGCCCGCAAACGTGCGAAAATTCTCGGTTCCGCCATCGGTCAGCAGACATTATCGCTCGACCCCGCCATGGCGAAATCCGTCGCCGCACAGGCGGAAGACTGGAGGGCCGCCGGCACGATCCGCAAACTGTGGCAGCACGATAAATCCGTGTGGACCGGCGCAGACGAAAACAAATGGCTGGGCTGGCTCGCAAGCCCAGCCGCGGAATTCGATCGGGCAGCCGACTATGAGGACTACGCGCGGCGAGTGAGGAAACAGACATTCACCGATGCGGTCGTTCTCGGCATGGGCGGATCGAGCCTCGGTCCGGAGGTGCTGGCGACGACCTTTGCGAAGACGGCGGGTTTTCCGAAACTGCATGTGCTGGATTCTACCGATCCCGCCCAGATCCGCGCGCTTGAAGCCGCGATCGACGTCGCAAGGACAGTCTTCATCGTGTCCAGCAAGTCCGGCGGCACCACCGAGCCGAATGCGCTGAAAGACTATTTTCATGCGCGCGTCGCCAGGGCCATCGGCGCCGACAAGGCCGGCCACCGCTTCATCGCGGTCACCGATCCCGGCTCCTCGCTCGACAAGGCCGCGACAGAACTCGGCTACGCGCGCATCTTCCATGGCGACCCCGCGATCGGCGGCCGCTACTCGGTGCTGTCGCCGTTCGGCCTGGTCCCGGCGGCGACGGCGGGAATCGATATAACGGGATTGCTCAGGAACGCCCTCGCCATGGTGCGATCCTGCGGAGCCGAGGTGCCGCCGCATGACAACCCCGGCGTCCAGCTCGGTCTTGCCATGGGTCTCGCCGGGCGCGAAGGCCGCGACAAGGTCACGATCCTGTCGTCGCGAAAAATCGCCGATTTCGGCGCATGGGCGGAGCAGCTGATCGCGGAATCCACCGGCAAGGAAGGCAAGGGCCTGATCCCGATCGATGGCGAGTCGCTCGGCGATGCAAGCCTTTACGGCAACGATCGTTTCTTCGTCGATATCCGCACCGCGAGCGAAGACGATGCCGCTCATGACGAAAAACTGCGCGCGCTCGAGAAGGCCGGACATCCAGTGGTCCGGATCGTGATGAATTCGATCGATCAGATCGGCCAGGAGTTTTTCCGGTTCGAGATGGCGGTGGCGGTCGCCGGCGCGATCCTCGGCATCAATCCGTTCGATCAGCCAGACGTCGAAGCCGCCAAGATCAAGACCCGCGAGCTGACGGCCACGTTCGAGAAAACCGGCAGGCTTCCGGATGAGGAGCCAGCGATTTCCACCGCCGGTTTCGATCTCTACACCGACGATGCAAATGCACGCGCGTTGCGTGAAAAGGGCGCAGACGGCGACCTGTCATCGTGGCTCAAGGCGCACTTCGCGCGCACAGAGCCCGGCGACTATGTCGCGTTGCTGGCGTACATCGCACGCGACCACAACCACATCAATGATCTGCAGCGGATGCGCCTCGCTATCCGCGACCGGGAAAAAGTCGCCACCTGCGCCGAGTTCGGTCCGCGCTTCCAGCATTCGACCGGACAAGCCTACAAGGGCGGACCCGATAGCGGCGTCTTTCTTCAGATCACCGCTGATGACACAAGGGATCTGAGAATCCCCGGCCGGAAAACCAGCTTCGGTGTCATCAAGGCGGCGCAGGCGCGCGGCGATTTCGACGTGCTCACCAGGCGCGGACGACGGGCGCTTCGCGTGCATCTCAAGGGCGATCTCCGATCCGGCCTGTCGCGGCTCGGCGACGCGATCACCGGGGCTCTGGGTTGA
- a CDS encoding DUF6894 family protein, translated as MPRYFFNTRIGSDLILDPEGEELRDPDHAWRAARTTIREILQTDGEQRAILNAVLEVTDAAGEIVLEFPFTEAILDSVDRSSTRH; from the coding sequence ATGCCACGATATTTTTTCAACACCCGCATCGGCAGCGACCTGATCCTCGATCCGGAGGGTGAGGAGTTGCGCGATCCCGACCATGCCTGGCGCGCCGCGCGGACGACGATCCGGGAAATCCTCCAGACGGACGGCGAACAGCGCGCCATTCTCAACGCCGTGCTGGAAGTCACCGACGCTGCCGGTGAAATCGTCCTCGAATTTCCGTTCACCGAAGCCATCCTTGATTCGGTCGATCGGTCCTCGACGCGGCACTGA
- a CDS encoding glutathione peroxidase produces the protein MSGVFDFSANSLAGEPCALKQFEGQVLLIVNTASACGFTPQYKDLEDLHRAMKPRGFSVLGFPCNQFGKQEPGSSADIQQFCSSKYDVTFPMFAKIEVNGDNAHPLYKYLKREKSGLLGASIKWNFTKFLVGRKGNVVARHAPTTKPRTLTQEIEALL, from the coding sequence ATGTCTGGTGTCTTTGATTTCTCGGCAAATTCGCTGGCCGGCGAGCCCTGCGCATTGAAGCAGTTCGAGGGACAGGTCCTGCTGATCGTGAATACCGCGAGCGCCTGCGGGTTCACGCCGCAATACAAGGACCTCGAGGATCTCCATCGGGCCATGAAGCCGCGCGGATTTTCCGTGCTCGGCTTCCCGTGCAATCAGTTCGGCAAGCAGGAGCCAGGATCATCTGCGGATATCCAGCAGTTCTGCTCCAGCAAGTACGACGTGACGTTCCCGATGTTTGCGAAGATCGAGGTCAACGGCGATAATGCTCACCCGCTTTACAAATACCTGAAGCGCGAGAAATCCGGATTGCTCGGCGCTTCGATCAAGTGGAATTTCACGAAGTTTCTGGTCGGCCGGAAGGGCAACGTCGTTGCCCGCCACGCTCCGACCACCAAACCCAGAACGCTCACGCAAGAAATCGAGGCCCTGCTTTGA
- a CDS encoding DUF3297 family protein: MTDETVNGQLPDRLSTDPRSPYYNAEILSRDIGVRFKGVEKTNVEEYCVSEGWVRVTAGVARDRRGNPLTIKLSGTVEPYVRTGG; encoded by the coding sequence TTGACCGACGAGACTGTGAACGGCCAGTTGCCCGACCGTTTATCGACGGACCCGCGCAGCCCCTATTACAACGCCGAGATCCTGTCGCGCGATATCGGCGTCCGTTTCAAAGGTGTCGAGAAGACCAACGTCGAGGAGTATTGCGTGAGCGAGGGATGGGTTCGCGTCACTGCCGGCGTGGCCAGGGATCGCCGTGGCAATCCGCTGACCATCAAGCTCAGCGGCACGGTCGAGCCGTACGTCCGGACCGGGGGCTAA
- a CDS encoding DMT family protein: MPLTIPSWLLPILMLFCSNVFMTFAWYGHLKFKESPLPLVIAISWGIAFFEYWFAVPANRWGSAVYSAAQLKTIQEVITLIVFAGFSVLYLKQPLSWNQGLGFAFVALGAFFIFHKWS; this comes from the coding sequence ATGCCCCTCACGATCCCGTCGTGGCTCCTGCCGATCCTGATGCTGTTCTGTTCGAATGTTTTCATGACCTTCGCCTGGTACGGGCATCTGAAATTCAAGGAGAGCCCGCTTCCGCTGGTCATCGCGATCAGTTGGGGCATCGCGTTCTTCGAATACTGGTTTGCGGTGCCGGCCAACCGCTGGGGCAGCGCGGTTTATTCGGCGGCTCAGCTCAAGACCATTCAGGAAGTGATTACGCTCATTGTCTTCGCCGGATTCTCCGTGCTGTATCTGAAACAGCCGTTGAGCTGGAATCAGGGCCTGGGCTTTGCGTTCGTCGCGCTCGGCGCGTTCTTCATTTTCCACAAGTGGTCGTAA